A part of Kitasatospora acidiphila genomic DNA contains:
- a CDS encoding MFS transporter — protein MTDLQIRRPHSVADSAASARPARTGLVLGVILTGQFMAILDVAVVNVAAPTIRTDLHADGAGLQLVIAGYTIAYAVLLITGARLGARFGHRPLFQFGLAAFTAASLACGLAPNTGSLIGFRLLQGVASALMVPQVMSLIQKTFTGASRAKALGTYTAVLAGGSVAGQVLGGVLVSADLFGSGWRPVFLINVPIGVLLLAAGHRVLPHLPVDRERRFDLVGLLVLALAIGLLVVPLVLGHDLHWPVWGWVMLAGSVLAFAVFVVVERRIAERGGQPLIHVRVLRSPGLLPGAVALFLVMLAFSGFLFAFALHLQAGLGESPLWAGLSFAPMAVGFGLSGLHWQRLPKRLHLPLPMVALAVAGAGYLVLGQLMRGGERLSVGTEALLLVIGAASGCAYSPLFARALSRVAPADAADASGVTVTMVQLGQVVGVSLLGTVFLSSVSYPAGPAASGHAVEVTSLCLLAAAALAAVFAFRTRHAARLG, from the coding sequence ATGACGGACCTTCAGATTCGCCGGCCGCACTCGGTGGCCGACTCCGCCGCGTCGGCGCGGCCCGCTCGCACCGGCCTGGTGCTAGGGGTGATCCTGACCGGCCAGTTCATGGCCATCCTGGACGTCGCCGTGGTCAATGTCGCGGCGCCGACCATCCGCACCGACCTGCACGCCGACGGCGCCGGCCTGCAGCTGGTGATCGCCGGCTACACCATCGCCTACGCGGTCCTGCTGATCACCGGGGCCCGGCTGGGCGCCCGGTTCGGCCACCGCCCGCTCTTCCAGTTCGGCCTGGCCGCCTTCACCGCCGCCTCGCTGGCCTGCGGCCTGGCGCCGAACACCGGCAGCCTGATCGGCTTCCGGCTGCTGCAGGGGGTCGCCTCGGCGCTGATGGTGCCGCAGGTGATGAGCCTCATCCAGAAGACCTTCACCGGCGCCTCCCGGGCCAAGGCGCTGGGCACCTACACGGCGGTGCTGGCCGGCGGCAGCGTGGCCGGGCAGGTGCTCGGCGGGGTGCTGGTCAGCGCCGACCTCTTCGGCAGCGGCTGGCGTCCGGTCTTCCTGATCAACGTGCCGATCGGGGTGCTGCTGCTGGCGGCGGGGCACCGGGTGCTGCCGCACCTGCCGGTGGACCGGGAGCGCCGCTTCGACCTGGTCGGCCTGCTGGTGCTGGCGCTGGCGATCGGCCTGCTGGTGGTGCCGCTGGTGCTCGGGCACGACCTGCACTGGCCGGTCTGGGGCTGGGTGATGCTGGCCGGCTCGGTGCTGGCCTTCGCGGTGTTCGTGGTGGTGGAGCGGCGGATCGCCGAGCGCGGCGGGCAGCCGCTGATCCACGTCCGGGTGCTGCGCTCCCCGGGCCTGCTGCCGGGGGCGGTCGCGCTCTTCCTGGTGATGCTGGCCTTCTCCGGCTTCCTGTTCGCCTTCGCGCTGCACCTGCAGGCGGGGCTGGGCGAGTCGCCGCTCTGGGCCGGCCTGAGCTTCGCGCCGATGGCGGTCGGCTTCGGGCTCTCCGGCCTGCACTGGCAGCGGCTGCCGAAGCGGCTGCACCTGCCGCTGCCGATGGTCGCGCTGGCGGTGGCCGGCGCCGGCTACCTGGTGCTCGGCCAGCTGATGCGCGGCGGTGAGCGGCTGAGCGTGGGCACCGAGGCGCTGCTGCTGGTGATCGGGGCGGCCTCCGGCTGCGCCTACAGCCCGCTGTTCGCCCGGGCGCTGAGCCGGGTGGCCCCGGCCGACGCGGCGGACGCCAGCGGGGTGACGGTGACCATGGTGCAGCTCGGCCAGGTGGTCGGGGTCTCGCTGCTCGGCACCGTGTTCCTCAGCTCGGTGAGCTACCCGGCGGGCCCGGCCGCCTCCGGCCACGCGGTCGAGGTGACCTCGTTGTGCCTGCTGGCCGCCGCCGCGCTGGCCGCCGTCTTCGCGTTCCGCACCCGGCACGCGGCGCGGCTGGGCTGA
- a CDS encoding MFS transporter: MSLTALLPRPVLPRTGPLPTPRRRLARRIGHRRAVLLTAVVLNQLAYGAIYSWSIVSAGLQSPHSAFALGRDQAGLPFAAAHSVVFLGTVLGGLLMSRRSPRVIALLAGLLYAGGYLVAGCAHGRQDFWLVLLGYGGISGIGLGLGYIVPTTMLQRWFPGHRALAAGAATGGFGLGSVLSAPLCRLLVAHFTVDPARALLVLGILFLATTLTGAAFFDNPPVRPAQPASGDGHRPKQALRSRQWYLLTLVLFYNTLAGISMLSVVAPAATSLTGLSPALAAVLTGVLGVFNTVGRPLWGWLSGRTGLLRAFAVMLLVQGLGLVALSQTTSAVLFLPLAALVCLCFGGGFATMPAVVSEFFGAAHAGAVYGLMLIGWGMAGLLGPLTISRVAAHHSYSAAFLELGAITVAAALLPRLAERPQSQPA; the protein is encoded by the coding sequence GTGTCCCTCACTGCTCTGCTCCCCCGTCCCGTCCTACCCCGCACCGGGCCGCTGCCAACCCCGCGCCGCCGACTGGCCCGGCGGATCGGCCACCGCCGCGCCGTGCTGCTCACCGCGGTGGTGCTCAACCAGCTGGCCTACGGCGCGATCTACTCCTGGAGCATCGTCTCCGCCGGGCTGCAGTCGCCGCACAGCGCCTTCGCGCTCGGCCGCGACCAGGCCGGGCTGCCGTTCGCCGCCGCCCACTCCGTGGTCTTCCTCGGCACCGTGCTCGGCGGCCTGCTGATGTCCCGGCGCTCGCCGCGGGTCATCGCACTGCTGGCCGGGCTGCTCTACGCGGGCGGCTACCTGGTGGCCGGCTGCGCGCACGGGCGCCAGGACTTCTGGCTGGTGCTGCTCGGCTACGGCGGGATCAGCGGAATCGGCCTGGGCCTGGGCTACATCGTGCCGACCACCATGCTGCAGCGCTGGTTCCCCGGGCACCGGGCGCTGGCCGCCGGCGCCGCAACCGGGGGCTTCGGCCTCGGCTCGGTGCTCAGCGCACCGCTCTGCCGGCTGCTGGTGGCGCACTTCACCGTCGACCCGGCCCGGGCGCTGCTGGTGCTCGGCATCCTCTTCCTGGCCACCACGCTGACCGGTGCCGCCTTCTTCGACAACCCGCCGGTCCGCCCCGCGCAGCCCGCCAGCGGCGACGGCCACCGGCCGAAGCAGGCGCTGCGCAGCCGGCAGTGGTACCTGCTGACCCTGGTGCTCTTCTACAACACCCTGGCCGGGATCAGCATGCTCTCCGTGGTGGCCCCGGCCGCCACCAGCCTCACCGGGCTGAGCCCGGCCCTGGCCGCCGTGCTCACCGGGGTGCTCGGGGTGTTCAACACGGTGGGCCGCCCGCTCTGGGGCTGGCTGTCCGGCCGCACCGGGCTGCTGCGCGCCTTCGCGGTGATGCTGCTGGTGCAGGGCCTCGGCCTGGTGGCGCTCTCCCAGACCACCTCGGCCGTGCTCTTCCTGCCGCTGGCGGCGCTGGTCTGCCTCTGCTTCGGCGGCGGTTTCGCCACCATGCCGGCGGTGGTGTCGGAGTTCTTCGGGGCGGCCCACGCCGGGGCGGTCTACGGGCTGATGCTGATCGGCTGGGGAATGGCCGGGCTGCTCGGGCCGCTGACGATCTCCCGGGTGGCGGCCCACCACTCCTACTCGGCGGCCTTCCTGGAGCTGGGCGCGATCACGGTGGCGGCGGCGCTGCTGCCCCGGCTGGCCGAGCGGCCGCAGTCGCAGCCGGCCTGA
- a CDS encoding SAV_915 family protein has translation MSVPPPRRPAEELPADLDPVCVPAHPIRRDGRWGVNLELRSYRGEPTAFIFSSPETLVGTLGEHQPWVGLPMVAARNLAELYGVRRFLIDPVSDADLPRWTQGNLRAVWHHLHGANGEGTTR, from the coding sequence GTGAGCGTACCGCCGCCGAGACGGCCGGCCGAGGAGCTGCCCGCTGACCTGGACCCGGTCTGCGTGCCCGCCCACCCGATCCGCCGCGACGGGCGCTGGGGCGTCAACCTGGAGCTGCGCAGCTACCGGGGCGAGCCGACGGCGTTCATCTTCAGCAGCCCCGAGACGCTGGTGGGGACGCTGGGCGAGCACCAGCCGTGGGTCGGCCTGCCGATGGTGGCCGCGCGCAACCTGGCGGAGCTCTACGGGGTGCGCCGGTTCCTGATCGACCCGGTCAGCGACGCGGACCTGCCGCGGTGGACCCAGGGCAATCTGCGCGCGGTCTGGCACCACCTTCATGGCGCGAACGGGGAGGGGACCACGCGATGA
- a CDS encoding DUF6317 family protein: MSGSGYGVLLGDLQALADDFGTEAKAVQQLHGDVDLKPVSTGDANLDATLGAVLMNLKGLIDGTAKQLGDHGSKMQSCHDNYKSSDSDHARLLDSLMSAAN, encoded by the coding sequence ATGAGCGGGTCGGGATACGGCGTCCTGCTGGGCGATCTGCAGGCACTGGCCGACGACTTCGGGACCGAGGCCAAGGCCGTCCAGCAGCTGCACGGTGACGTCGACCTGAAGCCGGTCTCCACCGGCGACGCCAACCTGGACGCCACGCTGGGCGCGGTGCTGATGAACCTCAAGGGCCTGATCGACGGCACCGCCAAGCAGTTGGGCGACCACGGCTCGAAGATGCAGTCGTGCCACGACAACTACAAGTCGAGTGACAGCGACCACGCCCGGCTGCTGGACTCGCTGATGTCGGCGGCGAACTGA
- the galE gene encoding UDP-glucose 4-epimerase GalE produces MKVLISGGAGYIGSTVASACLEAGHTPVILDSLVTGRREFTEGREFYQGDIADGALVDRIFAEHPEIEAVVHCAALIVVPDSVADPVGYYRANVAKSLDFVGHLLRNGCEKMIFSSSASIYQASEDFSVDEHAGLDPQSPYARTKAVCEGMFADIAATQPIRILSLRYFNPIGADPELRTGLQVRHPSHALGKLIEAHEAGRSFMITGTHWPTRDGSGIRDYIHVWDLAAAHVAALENFDQALEGGRASAINLGTGTGTTVRELVEAFNGVVDEPVAVVETETRPGDVAGAYTRSDRAERLLRWKPEHSIADGIRDSLRWAEVRDARLS; encoded by the coding sequence ATGAAGGTTCTGATCTCCGGCGGCGCCGGTTACATCGGCAGCACCGTCGCCTCCGCCTGCCTCGAGGCCGGGCACACCCCCGTGATCCTGGACAGCCTGGTCACCGGCCGGCGCGAGTTCACCGAGGGCCGGGAGTTCTACCAGGGCGACATCGCCGACGGTGCGCTGGTGGACCGGATCTTCGCCGAGCACCCGGAGATCGAGGCCGTGGTGCACTGCGCCGCGCTGATCGTGGTGCCGGACTCGGTGGCCGACCCGGTCGGCTACTACCGGGCCAACGTCGCCAAGAGCCTGGATTTCGTGGGCCACCTGCTGCGCAACGGCTGCGAGAAGATGATCTTCTCCTCCTCGGCCTCGATCTACCAGGCCAGCGAGGACTTCAGCGTCGACGAGCACGCCGGCCTCGACCCGCAGAGCCCGTACGCCCGCACCAAGGCGGTCTGCGAGGGCATGTTCGCCGACATCGCCGCGACCCAGCCGATCCGGATCCTGTCGCTGCGCTACTTCAACCCGATCGGCGCCGACCCCGAGCTGCGCACCGGCCTGCAGGTGCGTCACCCGAGCCATGCGCTCGGCAAGCTGATCGAGGCTCACGAGGCCGGCCGGTCGTTCATGATCACCGGCACCCACTGGCCGACCCGGGACGGCTCCGGCATCCGCGACTACATCCACGTCTGGGACCTGGCCGCCGCGCACGTGGCCGCGCTGGAGAACTTCGACCAGGCACTGGAGGGCGGCCGGGCCTCGGCGATCAACCTCGGCACCGGCACCGGAACCACGGTGCGCGAGCTGGTCGAGGCCTTCAACGGCGTGGTCGACGAGCCGGTCGCCGTGGTCGAGACCGAGACCCGCCCGGGCGACGTGGCCGGCGCCTACACCCGCAGCGACCGCGCCGAGCGGCTCCTCCGCTGGAAGCCCGAGCACAGCATCGCCGACGGCATCCGGGACTCGCTGCGCTGGGCCGAGGTCCGGGACGCCCGGCTGAGCTGA